One Bombus fervidus isolate BK054 chromosome 2, iyBomFerv1, whole genome shotgun sequence DNA segment encodes these proteins:
- the Lqf gene encoding epsin homolog lqf isoform X9, with product MPTMAMQKMRRQGQDVMQVNLAGIRRDIVNLAHNYSNAQKAVRKATSNDPWGPSSTLMAEIADLTYNVVAFTEIMQMLWKRLNDHGKNWRHVYKALVLLEYLIKTGTEKVAQQCKENIFAIQTLKDFQYMEGSKDQGVNVREKAKQLVALLKDDERLRNERARALKAKERFAQSVSGFGSDGLDTMSPVSSDFQDWEPCRLGSETTTRRKTELEAARPQTVGEEELQLQLALAMSREEAEQEEQRRRSDDVRLQLALSQSQQDFKAPQTEKQSHMLDLLDVNLEEACGYNVKTDPWGIPITPPPPRPQSLDISQFYPYKPQNDPWSVPTTSSTSPAIDPWAPIPSQKPNATADSWRAPPSSPVTVTTSPNTDPWSPIPSATTTATEADTNKKPATREGMTSASPSFNNPTLTQNIGFAAQSPQNIGFNLPTTSTATFNTTNNDFNGTGPSLNNFSIGNQTSSAASPLSDLDEFDVITNRNKPGSSLQTANNATMSYSANPFATATPPPRPTINQIRQDPWAANTTTTANPFLS from the exons ATGCCAACAATGGCTATGCAGaag ATGAGAAGACAAGGTCAAGACGTCATGCAGGTGAATTTGGCAGGTATCAGGCGAGATATTGTTAATCTTGCCCATAACTATAGCAATGCTcag AAAGCTGTACGCAAAGCCACCAGTAACGATCCTTGGGGTCCAAGTAGTACTCTTATGGCAGAAATTGCAGatttaacatataatgttgtagCTTTTACTGAGATTATGCAAATGTTATGGAAAAGATTAAATGATCATGGTAAAAATTGGCGACATGTGTACAAAGCTTTAGTTCTTCTAGAATATCTTATTAAAACAGGCACAGAAAAAGTTGCACAGCaatgtaaagaaaatatttttgccatCCAAACATTGAAAG ATTTTCAATACATGGAAGGATCTAAGGATCAAGGAGTGAATGTAAGAGAAAAAGCAAAGCAACTAGTGGCCTTATTAAAAGATGATGAAAGATTAAGAAATGAAAGAGCTAGAGCATTGAAAGCAAAAGAAAGATTTGCACAATCAGTTAGTGGATTTGGTAGTGATGGTTTAGACACCATGTCACCTGTAAGCAGCGAT TTTCAGGATTGGGAACCTTGTCGCCTGGGATCTGAAACTACAACTAGACGTAAGA CTGAATTAGAAGCTGCAAGACCACAAACAGTAGGTGAAGAAGAATTACAGTTACAATTAGCTTTGGCAATGTCGAGAGAAGAAGCAGAGCAAGAAGAACAAAGAAGACGTAGTGATGACGTCAGATTGCAATTAGCTCTTAGTCAAAGTCAACAAGATTTTAA AGCTCCGCAAACTGAGAAACAAAGTCATATGCTAGATTTGTTGGATGTAAACTTAGAAGAAGCATGCGGATACAATGTAAAAACCGATCCTTGGGGTATACCAATTACGCCACCTCCGCCAAGACCTCAA TCTTTGGATATATCTCAATTCTATCCATATAAG ccACAAAACGATCCGTGGAGCGTTCCTACAACAAGCAGTACATCACCTGCGATAGATCCATGGGCTCCCATTCCATCGCAAAAACCAA ATGCTACAGCTGATTCCTGGCGGGCGCCTCCATCATCGCCTGTAACAGTTACAACTTCGCCTAACACAGATCCTTGGTCACCAATACCTTctgctactactactgctactGAAGCTGATACAAATAAAAAGCCG GCTACCCGAGAAGGTATGACATCTGCATCTCCATCTTTTAACAATCCTACCTTAACGCAAAACATTGGTTTTGCGGCACAATCGCCACAAAACATAGGCTTTAATCTGCCTACAACTTCAACAGCTACATTCAATACAACTAATAACGACTTCAACGGTACTGGCCCTAGTCTTAACAACTTTTCCATCGGAAATCAGACCAGTTCTGCAGCCAGTCCACTGAGCGATTTAGATGAATTTGATGTAATTACTAACAGGAATAAACCTGGATCTAGTCTGCAAACTGCGAATAACG cAACGATGTCATACTCAGCAAATCCATTTGCGACGGCAACACCACCACCCCGTCCTACAATTAATCAGATTCGACAAGATCCTTGGGCAGCGAATACAACTACTACAGCGAATCCGTTCCTTTCGTAG
- the Lqf gene encoding epsin homolog lqf isoform X8, which produces MPTMAMQKMRRQGQDVMQVNLAGIRRDIVNLAHNYSNAQKAVRKATSNDPWGPSSTLMAEIADLTYNVVAFTEIMQMLWKRLNDHGKNWRHVYKALVLLEYLIKTGTEKVAQQCKENIFAIQTLKDFQYMEGSKDQGVNVREKAKQLVALLKDDERLRNERARALKAKERFAQSVSGFGSDGLDTMSPVSSDFQDWEPCRLGSETTTRRKTELEAARPQTVGEEELQLQLALAMSREEAEQEEQRRRSDDVRLQLALSQSQQDFKAPQTEKQSHMLDLLDVNLEEACGYNVKTDPWGIPITPPPPRPQSLDISQFYPYKPQNDPWSVPTTSSTSPAIDPWAPIPSQKPNATADSWRAPPSSPVTVTTSPNTDPWSPIPSATTTATEADTNKKPATREATFNTTNNDFNGTGPSLNNFSIGNQTSSAASPLSDLDEFDVITNRNKPGSSLQTANNVSTLSPDPFDLGSIAETLPTSTGAVKKTPQSFLGENSALVNLDNLVSTSAIKSATPTPAATMSYSANPFATATPPPRPTINQIRQDPWAANTTTTANPFLS; this is translated from the exons ATGCCAACAATGGCTATGCAGaag ATGAGAAGACAAGGTCAAGACGTCATGCAGGTGAATTTGGCAGGTATCAGGCGAGATATTGTTAATCTTGCCCATAACTATAGCAATGCTcag AAAGCTGTACGCAAAGCCACCAGTAACGATCCTTGGGGTCCAAGTAGTACTCTTATGGCAGAAATTGCAGatttaacatataatgttgtagCTTTTACTGAGATTATGCAAATGTTATGGAAAAGATTAAATGATCATGGTAAAAATTGGCGACATGTGTACAAAGCTTTAGTTCTTCTAGAATATCTTATTAAAACAGGCACAGAAAAAGTTGCACAGCaatgtaaagaaaatatttttgccatCCAAACATTGAAAG ATTTTCAATACATGGAAGGATCTAAGGATCAAGGAGTGAATGTAAGAGAAAAAGCAAAGCAACTAGTGGCCTTATTAAAAGATGATGAAAGATTAAGAAATGAAAGAGCTAGAGCATTGAAAGCAAAAGAAAGATTTGCACAATCAGTTAGTGGATTTGGTAGTGATGGTTTAGACACCATGTCACCTGTAAGCAGCGAT TTTCAGGATTGGGAACCTTGTCGCCTGGGATCTGAAACTACAACTAGACGTAAGA CTGAATTAGAAGCTGCAAGACCACAAACAGTAGGTGAAGAAGAATTACAGTTACAATTAGCTTTGGCAATGTCGAGAGAAGAAGCAGAGCAAGAAGAACAAAGAAGACGTAGTGATGACGTCAGATTGCAATTAGCTCTTAGTCAAAGTCAACAAGATTTTAA AGCTCCGCAAACTGAGAAACAAAGTCATATGCTAGATTTGTTGGATGTAAACTTAGAAGAAGCATGCGGATACAATGTAAAAACCGATCCTTGGGGTATACCAATTACGCCACCTCCGCCAAGACCTCAA TCTTTGGATATATCTCAATTCTATCCATATAAG ccACAAAACGATCCGTGGAGCGTTCCTACAACAAGCAGTACATCACCTGCGATAGATCCATGGGCTCCCATTCCATCGCAAAAACCAA ATGCTACAGCTGATTCCTGGCGGGCGCCTCCATCATCGCCTGTAACAGTTACAACTTCGCCTAACACAGATCCTTGGTCACCAATACCTTctgctactactactgctactGAAGCTGATACAAATAAAAAGCCG GCTACCCGAGAAG CTACATTCAATACAACTAATAACGACTTCAACGGTACTGGCCCTAGTCTTAACAACTTTTCCATCGGAAATCAGACCAGTTCTGCAGCCAGTCCACTGAGCGATTTAGATGAATTTGATGTAATTACTAACAGGAATAAACCTGGATCTAGTCTGCAAACTGCGAATAACG TAAGTACGCTATCACCAGATCCGTTTGATTTGGGGAGCATAGCAGAAACTCTTCCCACTAGTACAGGAGCTGTTAAAAAAACACCACAATCGTTTCTCGGAGAGAACTCCGCACTTGTTAATCTTGATAATCTTGTCAGTACCTCTGCGATCAAATCAGCAACGCCTACTCCTGCAG cAACGATGTCATACTCAGCAAATCCATTTGCGACGGCAACACCACCACCCCGTCCTACAATTAATCAGATTCGACAAGATCCTTGGGCAGCGAATACAACTACTACAGCGAATCCGTTCCTTTCGTAG
- the Lqf gene encoding epsin homolog lqf isoform X7: MPTMAMQKMRRQGQDVMQVNLAGIRRDIVNLAHNYSNAQKAVRKATSNDPWGPSSTLMAEIADLTYNVVAFTEIMQMLWKRLNDHGKNWRHVYKALVLLEYLIKTGTEKVAQQCKENIFAIQTLKDFQYMEGSKDQGVNVREKAKQLVALLKDDERLRNERARALKAKERFAQSVSGFGSDGLDTMSPVSSDFQDWEPCRLGSETTTRRKTELEAARPQTVGEEELQLQLALAMSREEAEQEEQRRRSDDVRLQLALSQSQQDFKAPQTEKQSHMLDLLDVNLEEACGYNVKTDPWGIPITPPPPRPQSLDISQFYPYKPQNDPWSVPTTSSTSPAIDPWAPIPSQKPNATADSWRAPPSSPVTVTTSPNTDPWSPIPSATTTATEADTNKKPATREGMTSASPSFNNPTLTQNIGFAAQSPQNIGFNLPTTSTATFNTTNNDFNGTGPSLNNFSIGNQTSSAASPLSDLDEFDVITNRNKPGSSLQTANNVSTLSPDPFDLGSIAETLPTSTGAVKKTPQSFLGENSALVNLDNLVSTSAIKSATPTPAAFHWK; this comes from the exons ATGCCAACAATGGCTATGCAGaag ATGAGAAGACAAGGTCAAGACGTCATGCAGGTGAATTTGGCAGGTATCAGGCGAGATATTGTTAATCTTGCCCATAACTATAGCAATGCTcag AAAGCTGTACGCAAAGCCACCAGTAACGATCCTTGGGGTCCAAGTAGTACTCTTATGGCAGAAATTGCAGatttaacatataatgttgtagCTTTTACTGAGATTATGCAAATGTTATGGAAAAGATTAAATGATCATGGTAAAAATTGGCGACATGTGTACAAAGCTTTAGTTCTTCTAGAATATCTTATTAAAACAGGCACAGAAAAAGTTGCACAGCaatgtaaagaaaatatttttgccatCCAAACATTGAAAG ATTTTCAATACATGGAAGGATCTAAGGATCAAGGAGTGAATGTAAGAGAAAAAGCAAAGCAACTAGTGGCCTTATTAAAAGATGATGAAAGATTAAGAAATGAAAGAGCTAGAGCATTGAAAGCAAAAGAAAGATTTGCACAATCAGTTAGTGGATTTGGTAGTGATGGTTTAGACACCATGTCACCTGTAAGCAGCGAT TTTCAGGATTGGGAACCTTGTCGCCTGGGATCTGAAACTACAACTAGACGTAAGA CTGAATTAGAAGCTGCAAGACCACAAACAGTAGGTGAAGAAGAATTACAGTTACAATTAGCTTTGGCAATGTCGAGAGAAGAAGCAGAGCAAGAAGAACAAAGAAGACGTAGTGATGACGTCAGATTGCAATTAGCTCTTAGTCAAAGTCAACAAGATTTTAA AGCTCCGCAAACTGAGAAACAAAGTCATATGCTAGATTTGTTGGATGTAAACTTAGAAGAAGCATGCGGATACAATGTAAAAACCGATCCTTGGGGTATACCAATTACGCCACCTCCGCCAAGACCTCAA TCTTTGGATATATCTCAATTCTATCCATATAAG ccACAAAACGATCCGTGGAGCGTTCCTACAACAAGCAGTACATCACCTGCGATAGATCCATGGGCTCCCATTCCATCGCAAAAACCAA ATGCTACAGCTGATTCCTGGCGGGCGCCTCCATCATCGCCTGTAACAGTTACAACTTCGCCTAACACAGATCCTTGGTCACCAATACCTTctgctactactactgctactGAAGCTGATACAAATAAAAAGCCG GCTACCCGAGAAGGTATGACATCTGCATCTCCATCTTTTAACAATCCTACCTTAACGCAAAACATTGGTTTTGCGGCACAATCGCCACAAAACATAGGCTTTAATCTGCCTACAACTTCAACAGCTACATTCAATACAACTAATAACGACTTCAACGGTACTGGCCCTAGTCTTAACAACTTTTCCATCGGAAATCAGACCAGTTCTGCAGCCAGTCCACTGAGCGATTTAGATGAATTTGATGTAATTACTAACAGGAATAAACCTGGATCTAGTCTGCAAACTGCGAATAACG TAAGTACGCTATCACCAGATCCGTTTGATTTGGGGAGCATAGCAGAAACTCTTCCCACTAGTACAGGAGCTGTTAAAAAAACACCACAATCGTTTCTCGGAGAGAACTCCGCACTTGTTAATCTTGATAATCTTGTCAGTACCTCTGCGATCAAATCAGCAACGCCTACTCCTGCAG CGTTTCATTGGAAGTAA